One genomic segment of Sulfuricella sp. includes these proteins:
- a CDS encoding chemotaxis protein, which yields MSELLKRIDARTKLAGTNKLEILLFTLGVDQNSGRKETFGINVFKVREVMRVPEITRAPDMPPTVEGMVSLRGSLVPVVDLIKYAGIVTNTKPDIMIVTEYNARTQGFLVESVDTILRLDWSEIKVPPEMLVAQMGGLVTAVTQLQDGRLVMLMDVEKILAETTHYNEHEIIFSSLTPLEEERTIFFTDDSPVARKQIERTLEAMNIHYRSATNGKQAWEELQQIAARADAAKLPVNHYIQLVLTDVEMPEMDGYFLTKNIKSDPRFAGIPVIMHSSLSGASNQELGRSVGVDEYVSKFEPAKLSEILTRRLMG from the coding sequence ATGTCAGAACTGTTAAAACGGATTGATGCCCGCACCAAGCTCGCTGGCACCAACAAGCTGGAAATCCTGCTCTTCACACTGGGCGTGGATCAGAATAGCGGACGCAAGGAAACCTTCGGCATCAATGTATTCAAGGTGCGCGAAGTGATGCGGGTACCGGAAATCACACGCGCCCCCGACATGCCCCCCACGGTGGAAGGAATGGTCAGCCTGCGCGGCTCTCTTGTTCCTGTGGTGGATCTGATCAAGTACGCCGGCATCGTGACCAACACCAAGCCGGACATCATGATCGTCACCGAATACAACGCCCGCACTCAGGGCTTTCTGGTGGAGAGCGTGGACACCATCCTGCGCCTCGACTGGTCTGAAATCAAAGTGCCGCCTGAAATGCTGGTGGCACAGATGGGTGGCCTGGTTACTGCCGTCACCCAACTACAGGATGGCCGCCTGGTCATGCTCATGGACGTTGAAAAGATCCTTGCTGAAACAACGCACTACAATGAACATGAAATTATCTTCTCCAGCCTGACACCACTGGAAGAGGAACGCACCATATTCTTCACCGATGACTCCCCGGTCGCGCGCAAGCAGATTGAACGCACCCTGGAGGCGATGAACATCCATTATCGCAGCGCCACCAACGGCAAACAGGCCTGGGAAGAGCTGCAACAGATCGCCGCGCGCGCCGATGCCGCCAAGTTGCCGGTCAATCACTACATCCAGCTGGTGTTGACCGACGTGGAAATGCCGGAAATGGATGGCTATTTTCTAACCAAGAACATCAAAAGCGACCCCCGCTTTGCCGGCATCCCGGTCATCATGCATTCCTCACTAAGCGGAGCATCGAATCAGGAACTGGGCCGCTCCGTGGGGGTGGACGAGTATGTCTCGAAATTCGAGCCCGCCAAGCTATCTGAAATCCTTACCCGCCGCTTAATGGGCTGA
- a CDS encoding chemotaxis protein — protein MTTHANAALIESVDARTKLAGSNKMEILLFTLGTGECFGINVFKVREVSQTPFITKTPHMPNGVLGVISLRGNIIPVLSLVDFMQLDNVPEATGQTMIVTEYSKHTQGFLVHEVDRIVRVDWEKIKPPQSGLAGAEDLITAITELEDGRLVSILDVEQILVNALGMEAIPDLAPVEMSAEQYLFFVDDSAIARKEIMMTLDKLSVPYQQASNGHEAWEKLQNLAARAQHDGIPVSNLISVILTDAEMPEMDGYVLTKRIKSDRRFEGIPVVMHSSLSSDANRSMGKAVGVDAYVAKFDPTVLAETLRPLLMR, from the coding sequence ATGACGACCCATGCCAATGCCGCGCTGATCGAATCGGTAGATGCCCGAACCAAGCTGGCCGGCTCCAACAAGATGGAGATTCTCCTGTTCACGCTGGGGACGGGAGAGTGTTTCGGCATCAACGTATTCAAGGTGCGCGAGGTATCGCAAACCCCCTTCATCACTAAAACGCCCCACATGCCGAACGGTGTGCTTGGAGTCATCTCGCTGCGCGGCAATATCATCCCGGTGCTTTCACTGGTAGATTTCATGCAGCTCGACAATGTGCCGGAAGCAACTGGCCAGACCATGATTGTCACCGAATACAGCAAACATACTCAGGGTTTTCTGGTACATGAAGTAGACCGCATCGTTCGGGTCGACTGGGAAAAAATCAAGCCGCCACAATCCGGACTGGCAGGCGCAGAAGATCTGATCACGGCCATCACTGAACTGGAAGATGGGCGGCTGGTATCGATTCTCGATGTGGAGCAGATCCTGGTCAACGCACTGGGCATGGAGGCGATTCCCGATTTAGCCCCGGTCGAGATGTCAGCCGAACAATACCTGTTCTTCGTGGACGACTCCGCCATCGCGCGCAAGGAGATCATGATGACACTCGACAAGCTATCCGTTCCCTATCAGCAAGCCAGCAACGGCCACGAGGCCTGGGAAAAACTGCAGAACCTCGCGGCACGAGCTCAGCATGATGGCATTCCGGTCAGCAATCTGATCAGCGTGATCCTGACTGATGCCGAAATGCCGGAAATGGATGGCTATGTACTCACCAAAAGAATCAAGAGTGATCGCCGTTTCGAAGGAATTCCGGTGGTCATGCATTCTTCCCTGTCTTCGGATGCCAACCGCAGCATGGGTAAAGCGGTGGGTGTGGATGCCTATGTCGCAAAATTTGACCCGACGGTCCTGGCCGAGACGCTGCGACCGTTGCTGATGAGATAG
- a CDS encoding methyl-accepting chemotaxis protein, with product MKKNLPVTSSETIYRDSAVLISKTDTRGVITYANADFIEVSGYDATELIGKSHNIVRHPDMPPEAFADLWKQIQAGKLWHGFVKNRCKSGNYYWVEANVTPITEHGQITGYLSVRTRPSRTQISEADALYARMRENKAHGARLTNWLGTLSIKTRLIGMIVLFALISSASAALGLGGVVLGILNLGLAAVLGLFIVRAIVMPLDDLRSTLIAIQGNEDMSLRARIFRDDEIGQTAQALNALVLGFRGINGEVIMSAEKMSGASAQLAHLSSQASQNASTQDEVSAVSTALEELTVSLASVAKTTQNVLQIARESLDNAHHGNESLSSLLGEIDIVEQTVREIAGKVGQFVNSTQSIRQMTKHVRDIADQTNLLALNAAIEAARAGEQGRGFAVVADEVRKLAEKSAAAAREIDTLTQEIAQHSGGVDESINRGLEHLTNSQDAMENLAMVLADSSQTVKNVSEGVETIAAATDEEVQASTDISRNVDKISSITENNSMAISQTLTASEELEDMAHHLRNTVSRFKI from the coding sequence ATGAAAAAGAACTTGCCGGTCACCAGCAGCGAAACAATTTACCGCGACAGCGCGGTGCTGATTTCCAAAACCGATACACGCGGTGTGATTACTTACGCCAATGCTGATTTTATTGAGGTCAGCGGATATGACGCCACTGAACTGATCGGCAAATCACATAACATTGTGCGCCACCCGGACATGCCGCCAGAGGCCTTTGCCGATCTGTGGAAACAAATTCAGGCGGGCAAACTATGGCACGGCTTTGTAAAAAACCGCTGCAAGAGCGGTAACTATTACTGGGTTGAGGCCAATGTCACCCCTATCACCGAACATGGGCAAATTACCGGCTATCTCTCCGTACGCACCAGGCCAAGCCGCACTCAAATCAGCGAAGCGGATGCCCTTTATGCGCGCATGCGCGAAAACAAGGCTCACGGCGCACGCCTCACAAACTGGCTCGGGACCCTGAGCATCAAAACCCGCCTGATCGGCATGATCGTGCTGTTTGCCCTGATATCAAGCGCCAGCGCGGCACTGGGCCTGGGTGGCGTGGTCCTGGGCATTCTCAACCTGGGACTGGCAGCCGTTCTTGGTCTATTCATAGTTCGCGCCATTGTCATGCCGCTGGATGACCTGCGGTCTACCCTCATTGCAATCCAGGGAAACGAGGACATGTCACTCCGCGCCAGGATTTTCAGGGATGATGAAATCGGCCAAACGGCACAAGCACTCAATGCCCTGGTGCTGGGCTTCCGTGGCATCAACGGCGAAGTAATAATGAGTGCCGAGAAAATGTCCGGCGCATCAGCTCAATTGGCCCACCTGTCCAGCCAGGCCAGCCAGAACGCATCGACCCAGGATGAAGTCAGTGCCGTTTCGACCGCACTGGAAGAACTGACAGTCAGCCTCGCATCCGTGGCAAAAACCACCCAGAACGTGCTGCAAATTGCACGGGAAAGCCTCGACAACGCACACCATGGCAACGAGAGCCTTTCATCCTTGCTGGGTGAAATCGACATCGTGGAGCAGACGGTGCGGGAAATTGCCGGCAAGGTGGGACAGTTCGTCAACAGCACCCAGAGCATTCGCCAGATGACCAAGCATGTGCGCGACATCGCCGACCAGACCAACCTTCTCGCGCTCAACGCAGCCATTGAAGCGGCCCGTGCAGGCGAGCAGGGGCGCGGCTTTGCCGTGGTAGCCGACGAGGTAAGAAAACTGGCGGAGAAATCCGCTGCCGCAGCTAGGGAAATTGACACCCTGACACAGGAAATCGCGCAACACTCCGGTGGCGTGGACGAATCCATCAACCGGGGACTGGAACATCTGACCAACAGCCAGGATGCGATGGAAAACCTGGCCATGGTGCTGGCAGATTCTTCCCAGACAGTGAAAAATGTCAGTGAGGGCGTGGAGACCATTGCCGCCGCCACAGATGAAGAAGTCCAGGCCAGCACCGATATCAGCCGCAATGTCGACAAAATTTCCAGCATCACTGAAAACAACAGCATGGCTATCAGTCAGACCCTGACTGCCTCCGAAGAACTGGAAGATATGGCGCATCACTTGAGAAATACCGTCAGCCGTTTCAAGATTTGA